The DNA segment ATAAATAAGCTTATCGATTCAAGCTGATAAAAAAGATATATCTTGATTATATTTAATCTCTTCAACAAGTTTAGTAGGTGGCAGTGGGCGGTTAGCGGCAGCGATGGTGGGTGGTTCGAGGCAGAAGGAGGGGGAGTGTGGATGATTGGGTTGGTGGAGCTATTATGATTTAGAAGAGAAAGTGTACTGCATtaataatcaatttttttaaaaatatttgtctTTGATTGCCTTGCCGCCACTACTCATTTTCTACTGTCTACAAACCGCTTAAGGCAAAGGCGGGGTGGTCGATGGCCACCTTTTAGAACACTGGGCAACACTAAGGACCAAAGTTATCACATGGATGTAATGCAGCATCAAATACGTTTTGGTGGTAAAGTTTTTTGAACAAGAGTTGTAACTATCCTGGATTTGAAAATCTAAGAAGAAAAGGCGAACCTGATGCATGTTAAGAATGATATCAGATCCTCCAACGAAATCCCCATTGATGAATATTTGAGGGAATGTCGGCCAGTGGCTGCAATAAATTGTGGCATGtgttattatataacataatttCTGAAATAATAAGACAAAGAACGCGTCTCTAATTTTTTTCCAAGAATATGTAATAGGTAAAGAGAACAAGATGGCATATGAGACTGTGCAAACTAGTGTAGAACCAAGTCTTGTGAACATAGTTGTCAAAAGCGCGAGGCGCAAAAAAGCGCTCAAGTTTCTTGGGGCTTCAAGCGCAAAGCGAAGCGCACGCTTTACGGAAAAAAGCGcaataaacaaaatattatcaaaaaactcaaaataaaataaagagttGAAAATGTGATAGATAAATCAAATGTCATTATATTCGTCATCTTCTTCTTCCAAACGAAATattatcaataaaataaaaagtctTTCAAATGGGCGGCGGCGGCGCGGCGGatcggcggcggcggcggatCGGCGGCGACAAGGCAGAGGCAGAGAAGACTCACCCACAAAAGCAACAAGAAACAGTGGACTTCAGCAGAGAGACAACGTAATGATagggattttcatataaatGGGCTGGGCTTACTTTGGAGCTGGACTAGGGCTAAATTTTGACttggaaaaaatttaaaaaacaaaagtggGCTGAAGCGCAATTGGATCGCTCAGAATTTCTCAGGCCAAGCGCACTGAAGCGTGCGCTTGATCCACCTGCTGCGCTTCGGCACAATCCGAAGCGCAGCAAGGTCGCCTCGCCTCGCTTCGCGCTTAAGCGAGCGAGGCGAGCGCTTTTCACAACTATGCTTGTGAAGAACTTCGGAGGATACCCAGGAAAGTAATATATGCCATTATGTTGTGCCCGGTAAAGTTGCAATCAGAATCTCGCACAACCATTTCAACATGAGGCCCAAACACACGTAAAAAATATGTAATTTATCTTTCATTAAAAAAGTATATGCAATTTATTACAATTACAAATAAATGCTCATTTActctaaaaaaacatatatacacaTCAGCGCACATCCAAGAGCGAGTACTTGAACTATTAACTATTAATAATAACTATATGGGTGAAGGGAAAATCAGGGAAGCCGCATAATGGTGGTGGTAAAATGTTTTTTTCAGTAGCCATAGTTTCTTTCAAAGTTGATattgcataaattaaaaattctaGCCATTCAGTTATTCCCACTAATAAAAACATGAACCGTAATAAATTACCTGAAAGCTTTTACAGCATTCTTTAGTTCAAGGTCTTCTAATATATTTCTGGCACTTAATGGAACATCTGCAAAGCCCATTTCAACTGATAACAGGGTCGAGCATAAAAGTGTAGCAGAAACAATCATTCCACGTGAAGACAGTTTAAAACATAATGAGCATATCACTTTTGGTTTAGCAAATGAACCCAGTTCAGCTAAGTTACAaaaaatgattaataaaaaaccGTATGGCTAATAAATCAATCTCTTGCATATAATTCAAAGAAGAGATGATCAGCCATCATACGAAGATTTCAATATATCATAACATTTCATTATGGAATCCACCGACCTCCAAGCAACGTTAAAATTCAGGATTAAAActttgatttgatatcaaaaaAGAAAGAGCACTTTATTTCCGACGAAATCTGCCAAATCCAAGGCGGGATTTATGCAGAAACCCCTATtatatgtaaattaaaataaatagcaGAAATTGCAAAAAAGAGTAGGATTAGGCTAAGAACCCTTTTGGATAACAAGATCGAGATGGATGAACGAATTAAAGAAAGACGAATGAAAACAACTATACAAAATTGCAATTAAACACAATAAATTGAgcatttaaaaatttcaaaagttTGCATTTCTTACTATATTCTTTCAAAACTCTCACTGCTAATGCACTAAATCCACATCGGGGAAGATCAGGCACCCCTTTCATGTATATCATCACAGGGTTTTCCTTCAAATCCTGTGAATCAAAGATAGCATAACCATACAGATGTCAACCCTTGTGCACATAAGGCAAGCTATTGAAAATGCCTAATTGGAcaataagaaaagaaaataaaggATAAAGAAATTGTGAACCAAGTACAAGTACTTTATTATATTAGGGATTGAATAAAAAAACATGACACAGTGTACCTGCTCGACTATGTCTTTTATAGAAAGGCCAGAACTCTCAGTTTTAATAGTGGGTCTAAAATCTTCATGCGTGTCATCAGGCACACCGGTAGAAAAACGAAGAATGCTCTGGTAGAAAGAACCAGATGCCTACAACAGGAATAAAACAACATTAGATGAAATTTGGCAGTCAGAAAGAGACTCATCCATACAAATAGATGATAAGAGTCTAAATAGCCTTTGTACCAGTAGCAAAGGCCCAAGAATCTAAATTTAAAAAGTTATGAAAcacttgagaaattttggaagaGGGTGATCCAAGTGAAAAAACGTATACACTTACAGTCAAACCCGAGACTGGAAAAGGTGCAACACCTCTACGAATTATATTAGCCAATAACCTCACCATATTTGTGTGCTTAGTTCAGTGTCACCCTCTTATAGCTGCATAAAgtatcaaataaataaaaatgtttcagATACTAGGAAAATTTGCACCAAGACATAGCAATAGAAATTTACAATGGATAAGCCATAAACTTCAAGATTAGACAAAGTTACACATTTAATGTGCTacacaagttcaagtttcacgTTAATGGTTAAGATATCACATTTCATAATTAAATAAAGGCAATTCAAAGAATAAATAGCTCTTTCTTTTTAAGTCAGCAGCATACCTGAAAGCAACCGACAGCCGTCCCCTTCCTGTCCCAAGCCCAAATCAGAAAACTAATGACAGACTATTTTTTCAAAGTCCCAGTTAAGAATCAAGATGTCAATAAAGCATCACCATGTAGCACAGAATAGTAAAAAACACTAGTTACAGAATTAAAAACAGTAACATCTTACAGCATACAGTGATAACAAACAAAAACAATACATGGTTACAAACAATAGCACAACAAACTG comes from the Primulina eburnea isolate SZY01 unplaced genomic scaffold, ASM2296580v1 ctg888, whole genome shotgun sequence genome and includes:
- the LOC140822543 gene encoding monothiol glutaredoxin-S15, mitochondrial-like → MVRLLANIIRRGVAPFPVSGLTASGSFYQSILRFSTGVPDDTHEDFRPTIKTESSGLSIKDIVEQDLKENPVMIYMKGVPDLPRCGFSALAVRVLKEYNVPLSARNILEDLELKNAVKAFSHWPTFPQIFINGDFVGGSDIILNMHQVRLFFLDFQIQDSYNSCSKNFTTKTYLMLHYIHVITLVLSVAQCSKRWPSTTPPLP